In a genomic window of Salmo trutta chromosome 32, fSalTru1.1, whole genome shotgun sequence:
- the LOC115171060 gene encoding uncharacterized protein LOC115171060, giving the protein MDVQLSISFLRDRLGGAIEEAVRTAVESVLCETVRLLTGLQGDQQHGLSSVTQRDQDTLGLKQRLEAPSGGDWRVQAGSSGAFCNTGPRGSGGCGNTKNPMGQTTCSTFQASRRTTVEPQPQEVVEDCAGLPDPFDLVSAGPVMVDFEEGQGMGIPEEWELMNRVYKTEHNEDMALIEGGGTTQFAEDHRLHEGDQRTVAVPLEGEMAAKPQDTLHPCFSPAHIKIERPEIERCCMAEEALALHLPHPANSGVEAGEFGQEQVEAGPQDFVGRLRLWLEQLCPEVVREYEREGCLCELSRRKLIKFSVSFIVEEFGFYPTSAQKTMLAEHIVELFPGLRLCAPSAGINGIEHLYDPLSRTGYIETRLRNSRRTLEDHKKKYVLKRRRPEPGLADPPGPRSGPGLLERQSSEETQRWIELMKRTRPLTRNLPAIHSAMDLTFNARRRWISNTRPSMRAVLAEYPRFLDVPATIDLEFERMFPGKGHSFLAQWSSFVLPRVYQIAECEKHPDISALLQLAATQQGDSYTLTMLKVLIYVLTSTNTSRASLPSRSSVRQVIRYLVDIVPIDTMVSSLFCDRTSLEGPESVSHAQPYILSVGPLEAPGRQLCIVFPVDRIAIPLPQEGLSNALDKLFKLLRVFELGYPDQLASLYGFLEHLYGLEMTPQDNHDSPSGKGSKVLELLSRLHMPS; this is encoded by the exons ATGGATGTCCAGTTGTCCATCAGCTTCCTGAGGGACAGACTGGGTGGGGCCATTGAGGAGGCAGTGCGTACAGCAGTGGAGTCTGTGCTGTGTGAGACTGTGCGTCTGTTAACCGGGCTCCAAGGGGACCAGCAGCATGGACTTTCCTCAGTGACCCAGAGGGACCAGGACACCCTGGGACTGAAGCAGAGGTTAGAGGCCCCCAGCGGGGGTGACTGGAGGGTGCAGGCTGGGTCTTCAGGGGCATTCTGTAACACAGGACCGAGGGGTAGTGGTGGGTGCGGCAACACTAAGAATCCAATGGGTCAGACTACTTGCTCAACCTTCCAAGCATCACGAAGGACCACTGTGGAGCCCCAACCCCAAGAGGTGGTGGAGGACTGTGCTGGACTGCCTGACCCGTTTGACCTTGTGTCGGCTGGGCCAGTGATGGTGGACTTTGAGGAGGGTCAGGGCATGGGGATCCCAGAGGAGTGGGAGCTGATGAACAGAGTGTACAAGACGGAGCACAATGAAGACATGGCCCTTATTGAAGGGGGCGGTACCACTCAAT TTGCAGAAGACCACAGGCTGCATGAAGGAGACCAGAGGACTGTGGCTGTGCccctggaaggagagatggctgCCAAGCCCCAGGACACATTGCACCCCTGTTTCAGCCCAGCCCACATCAAAATAGAGCGACCTGAGATAGAGAGATGCTGCATGGCTGAGGAGGCCCTTGCTCTGCATCTGCCTCATCCTGCTAAT AGTGGTGTGGAGGCCGGTGAGTTTGGGCAGGAGCAGGTGGAGGCTGGTCCACAGGACTTTGTAGGTCGCCTGCGCCTATGGCTGGAGCAGCTATGTCCTGAGGTGGTCCGGGAGTACGAGAGGGAGGGCTGTCTGTGTGAGCTGTCCCGCAGGAAGCTTATCAAGTTCTCTGTGTCCTTCATCGTGGAGGAGTTTGGATT CTACCCTACCTCTGCTCAGAAGACCATGCTGGCAGAGCACATAGTGGAGCTCTTCCCAGGACTCAGGCTCTGTGCACCCTCTGCTGGCATCAATGGCATA GAACACTTGTACGACCCTTTGTCCCGTACGGGTTACATTGAGACGCGCCTGCGCAACTCTCGACGCACCCTTGAAGACCACAAGAAGAAGTATGTGCTGAAGAGGCGTCGGCCAGAGCCAGGCCTGGCGGACCCTCCTGGACCTAGATCGGGGCCTGGGCTCCTGGAGAGACAGTCCAGCGAGGAGACCCAGAGGTGGATAGAGCTGATGAAGAGAACCAGGCCCCTGACCAGGAACCTGCCTGCCATCCACAGTGCTATGGACCTCACATTCAACGCACGCAGGAGGTGGATCAGCAACACACGGCCTAGTATGAGGGCTGTGTTGGCTGAGTACCCACGTTTTCTTGACGTTCCCGCCACG ATTGACCTGGAGTTTGAGAGGATGTTCCCAGGTAAAGGCCACTCCTTCCTGGCCCAGTGGTCGTCGTTCGTGTTGCCCAGGGTGTACCAGATCGCAGAGTGTGAAAAACACCCGGACATCTCTGCACTTCTCCAACTGGCTGCCACACAGCAAGGAG ACTCCTACACCCTGACTATGCTGAAGGTCCTGATCTATGTACTAACATCAACAAACACCAGTAGAGCCTCCTTACCCTCCAGGAGCAGTGTCAGGCAGGTCATTCGGTATCTGGTGGACATTGTACCG ATAGACACCATGGTGTCCTCCTTATTCTGTGACCGTACCTCCTTGGAGGGCCCAGAGTCTGTGTCCCACGCTCAGCCCTACATATTGAGCGTGGGGCCCCTGGAGGCCCCTGGCCGGCAGCTTTGCATCGTGTTCCCTGTTGATAGGATTGCAATCCCCCTGCCTCAGGAGGGCCTGAGCAATGCACTGGACAAGCTT